The Clupea harengus chromosome 22, Ch_v2.0.2, whole genome shotgun sequence genomic sequence AAGGCCTCAGAGCTGCAATCAACAGCAAATATGCACAGAGGGGTGTGAAAGCAGACTGTGGAGGCCTCGCCTGACAAAACCATGGGAGAGAAAACAGGCTGACAAAATTTGAAGTGGCTCTTCGGTGGAAGAGTTTTTGGAGTGAATTTAAGATCTGCCTCTGAAATAGTAAAAGTCAAATTACAGCAAAAACATTCCAGCAATCCTTTAGAAGAGTCAGGGATCCATGTGCATCTGATTTTAAACTCATATTACAGCTCATATACTAGGTGTACCTGaacatatgtaaacacatacacacactttctaggCTGTATAATGTAAAACACAGCCAATTTATGAATGGGTTTCTTAAATTGTAGATTCGGGTGAATTGTAGAATGTGGGTGAAATTAGCCAGAAATAAATATGACTAACAGAATAGTCTAAAATAAAAAGCTGAAAAGAATATACAGTCCTATCAATACCCTGGTTATCCAGCATGAATTGATGCCTTACCACTCCATATGACAATTTTCATTAAATAGTAACCAGCACCCCCAGTCCAAATATCTGTGCAATGTGTCATTTCCAACCCATaaaccgcaaacacacacacacacacacacacacacacacacactgtataggCTAAACTATTAACAGGAGTTATCTGGTGCTGAATGACTTAAAAAGAAGGACAACACATTCTTATACTGTTCAATTATTTGAATGAAGGTGACTCAGTGAACACCATatctaaaacaaacacagcagacaaACAGGCAGGGCACCTCTCCATGTTTGCCCAACAGTGATAAATGACAGCCTTCAACAAAAGGCATGGGAACTGAGAACAGAGGAATGTCTGAAGTTGTATAacaatgtctgtttgtttaattaTTAAGTTTCAAAATCCACGCTGATGAAGTAAGCTATAGCCCATCAATGATCATGTTTAAGATTATTGATAAACCTACGTGTTAATCTGTATCCAAAGTGTTCCCAACATCTctctaattcacacacacacacacacacacacacagagcaaaccaCTACCACCATCACCCTGTTCATCAACATCATCTAAACACCAACATACTCACACTCTGCGTTGGCCTGCAGTATAGGCCTGATTAGTCTAATGACAAAAAGTAATTCTGATAAATTGCAATAGGTTCGATTCTCATACCCTGATGTGTGGTTTCTGCCTTCACCTCTACACATGTGTGATCGTTCGCGATCAGACAAAATTATAATTGCATTCAAATCAAAGGATGTAGTATGGTTACCTTGAACACCTCCGAAAAGAAACCAGAACCAATCTTCTCACAAAAAAAGTCGTCGATTCTGGCCAAACTGGAGACAGCACTTCTGAGAGCACGGTATGAGGAGGGTCGAATTCGGTTTGGTCCATGAATTCCATGCACAGGGGGCTCTGAGGACTCTGAGCCCGTCTCGTCGTGATCCATCACAGCGGTTCTGAGATGACAGTCGTTTAAGGGGCTGTCCATATAACCATACACCGCATGATCGAAGGATGCAAACAGTCCCTTGAGAGGAATAATCCGTTAATGAAGCACTGTTAGCTTGATGCGGTCAGTCTTGCTCTGCCTGGTGAGCACCCTTCCACGTCCATTCAACTAAGAAAAGTATAAAACGTGCAACGCTACCCTAATATTGCGCGGTTATGTTTTCCTCGGAAAAGTTGTTTCACCTCCTGGTTGTCCCGTTATCCTCTGGTAAATTATAACAAGTGGAGCTGCCGTCCATGGGAGGAGTGGTGTGTAGTCGTAGTCGTAGCCGCCGTCATCCCCCACTCTTCCGCCTGATCTTACTGTGATTAGCTAGGTGTCCTTGCCATCCCGGAATAGAGTAGCAAAGCCCTTGTGAGAGGGCAAATGGGCAAGTGCTGTTtaaaagaagagaaaatagGATTCCAATTATTTTACAAAGCATGCCGGGTTTATCATTATACAGGTAACAGTAGAGACCAGTAAGTTCACCGCTGCATATTTATGCTAGCTAAGGTAGCTAACACTGTAGGGGCTAACGTTATTTTACAGCTTGTCATAATTCACTCTAAAGATATTTAATTGTAACGACTTCAGAGAAAAATTAAGAGCGTATTAGGTGTGCATCATTACGGCCAAACGAGCCGTTTTTACACTCTTAGGTTACCTAAAGATGTCCGACAAAAATGGGAGCAAAACAATATTAACACTACAGGAGTGTAAAATCTCCGGTAGGAAGGTTTGCTAGCAAGCTAAGATAGTTACCCTGCAACCACTAGAACCCCGGTGTATCGGGACAAGCCATTTGCAACACCATGCAGATGGAGTATTATTTATTTCCCTACTGACACGCTAGAGAAATGCAACGGCCGGAGTCATGTAGCCCCTACAGAACACATCATATGGCAAGCATGAAGTCGCCCATATAGCTAACGTTACAGCCAACCAATTTTCGTATAAATAATTCTAAACCGATGGTTATGGCAAGCTGGATGACAGAGAACTACAAAAAACGACTTACCGGTTCTTGAATATATCGCAGAGGACAGTAACGGCAACATAAGCGTCCTAGCGCTCTTCTTGACGCGCAAAACGTCTGAAGTTGTAATTAGAAGGCTTTTCTGTCATTAATCAATCAACCTTGGCCGCGTTGATTTCCTCAGCATTTAGCGGTACCGCCCGGCCGGTGCCTATTTCTCAGTTGAGACAGCCTTGCAGGCGCTTTCAAGTCCATTATTTCATTGGAGGAGAATCGGGGCGGGTCTTGAAAGAGAACAGCGAGGCGGAACTCCTCCCGTGCAGCTGCGCGTGCGCCAATGCACTGACACACTTGTCTCCTCTGGCCCCTGTACTACTGACACGCTTCTTGGGTACCCACTGGGAACGAGGGACACGCGTGGAATTCAGATGGGTAGTTTACAACAGATGAGAAAAAAGAATCTAAATTAAAAAATGTAGAAAGATGAGATTTTCTCATATCACTTATGTTTAGTGTATTTTGTATAGTATTTGAGAAAATAGGCTATTTCTACCCATAGCCTCCAGGCTGCAGTTAATATTTCACATATGTGCCACATTAATTAAAAAGAGCGAGgtatctctttatttctccaAAACAAAAAATGCTGGCAAATTTTCAATGACAATGAATTCTAAGAGAACCATAATGTAATGTTTTCCTATTCCTAACAGGACTAGGCCCTCCATAATTTTTGTGTAACTTATTTGTCTTAATTTTTCATGATGCATTTCATTACAGTTGCAGCAACTGAATCAAACAGTTTGTACAACTGTTACTACAGTTTATTCCATTTCTGCAACTATCCTCATTCAGCAATGATGTCCACTAAAAGGCCAACATTACAATGAAGGGATATAATATCATACATCAGATAAGACGTCATGTGATATAGGTCAAACATGCAATAGGATGAAAAAGATGTGTAACAAGACATTGATAGCTTCACAGTGGTCTCTGATAAACAATATCATCATGATAGCACCCACATTTTACCATGACATTTCTGGTTTTTGAAGCTAGAATATATAATCAATACCTTTTAATAGAAAATGGATAATCATAACCTTTTCAGTCAAAGActtctgtatttattttcacaATATTTGTGTAGTGAATTAGTGTATTTAGATAAAAATACCTGACTGTATGACTGggtatgttgaaaatgaatgtagGCTATGTCAAATAGTAGTCTAGATTGCTaaagtataatataataatctTGCGTATCATTAGACGTGGGGGATAAATGATGAATGTCTAATTTATTGTAGACTTGTATTTCGTCATTCAGGGTGAGGTAATTATGTGTCACAAGTCTTGTAAGAATTATACAAAATTTTTGTTTAAAAGTCATGTTAAGCTACAATAAATTACATCATCAGTCAGTTTCATTTTGAGGTGCAATTCTCCAAGAGGATCACCGTTTTACAATGACATCATTCTCACTTGAGGAAAATAACTAACAAATATCAGCTTTCGCCACTAGGAGTGGGACTTCTCATTCATAGCTGACCTGTGCCGGGTTTCACAAAACCGTAGAAGGCAGGGAGCAAGCTTGTTTGTATCTCAGGTTATCTCAGGTATCCACTGGAGCCCTCCTATAGATCCATCCAACTGCTCCCAGTATTTGGAAGATGTCAGTCCACCACTAAAATATGTGAGTTTCAGTGAAATAGGTGCTTTTGGAATTATAAACATTCACTGATATACAAAGCTGCCTGTGGACTGGTGTGCTGCCAATGTCCCAACACAGCACTCGCACAGCACTCATGTATGTCCCAGTAGTAGAAACTGGTGGAGACCCCAGTGCCAGAGCTGTCAGCCTTTTGTTTTAGTCACTGCCCGACCTGAAAGTAAAACATTTCACATGACCTGATATGACCTGACCTGTAACATTCGCCCTTTGACCTGCCATCTAGTGCAGGATGCTGAGTGCTATTCAACGGACGATGGTTCTGATGCTGGGTCGCTGACCCTGTATTAATCCTAGTCTGAATTGGTaacatgttatgttattttcttaatatccacgccCAGTTAAACTACAGATGATGGTGGCATACCACCAGTCGGTTGTCGACCAAAATCTACCGGTGGACCGATATATCTTTGTTATCTGAGTTATTTTAATCCACATTGCAACGCAACGACACATTTTTCCTATGACCTACTTTTATTTCCGGGAAGTTTTACTTTGGGATGGAAAGAACTCGACTTCTCATCATATTTTATATAATATGATATGCCTTATTTGTCATTAAAAGGTAACGTTTCTGATTAAACTACCCAATATGCACATTTTAAATGTAGTCTGGTTGTCACGGTGACAATTGTACCGCGTTGCATGCTGGGGAAAGTGAAGCAGCAATTCCTGTTATGCCGGGATATTATTCTTTTGGTCTGAGGTAGTTCAAGTCTGTCCTGTGCAGAATGGCGTTAACTCTGTTCGAGCGTTTATTAGTATGGATACTGCGAACAATTGTAAGGATACTCGATTGTTTTTTATCGCTTACTGCGACCCAACGAAAGTCAGACAGGTCTGTGCGACTCCCACCAATCACCAACCCACTTTTGACGGCCACAGCGATGCAACTCGCTCGCAGGATTCGCCGCAAGGAGGTAGGAAATGCTATCCTGACCTGCATTGATAGCCTTTTAGTTACTTCCTGTTTACTTGGAAGTGCGAAACCCTCATTTGGTGCTTTCACTTCACCGTTTAATGTTAGGGAAGAGAAACAGCCAAATGAACATGTGTTGAATTATGGGCACCGTAGTTTGTAATGTCAGGGcatatacatttttattgtgCAACAATAGCCCTTCAATCTATTTCCTTTCTTCAGCTGCCTGTGTTTCGGCGGACTTTGTAGCCTTTGTCTTACCACACTCTCAACAGTGAAACAGGAGAAGCTTATACAATACTGGCCCTTCGCCACATCTTGCTTTAACTTGTTCAAAGGTCAAAACCAACATTTACTCAGGCTGCCCCATTTATTCGATCAAAGCTCCCTGTGATGTTTTAATTACAGATCTTTTCTGAACGTTCCAGTATCTAAACCAGAGGTACAGGTTATTGAGTGATAACGGTACCTTTACATATGTTTGATATAGGGTGTTGTGAGTATGCTGTCACTGTTTGGCCCTAGGTCACAAGCGTGGAGGTGGTGCAAGCCTACATTGACCGCATTCAGGAAGTCAACCCTATCATAAATGCTGTGGTCAAGGATcggttagtttgtgtgtgtgtgtgtgtgtgtgtgtgtgtgtgtgtgtgtgtgtgtgtgtgtgtttgtttgtgttggggaATGTGGTACAAGTGTGGACTTGTTTGGAATACTTGTCAAAACATTACCACATATTACTTAATAGAACTCTGTGCTTTACAGTTTAAGAAAGGGAAGCCTAACCTGGCTGTTTTTTACCCCCTAAGGTTTTCTGCTGCATTACAGGAGGCGTCTCAGGTAGACAAGCTTATTGAGgaggagactggaggagaggatgtgCTGGAGGACAGACTCCCCCTGCTGGGAGTGCCTTTTACTGTCAAAGAGGCTTTTGCTTTACAGGGTACACATCATCTGACACAATATTCCTATAAGCCTATATAACTCTCTTTGCCGTTTGCCTTAATTCAGTTTGTGCTTTTCCCATGTATTAACAATGaatttacatacagtacatattacattgtctctctctatagctacattgtctctccccctctgcaggTATGCCAAATTCCACTGGGCTGATGTCTAGAAAATTTGTGATTTCGCCCAATGATGCTCCCACTGTGGCCTTGCTGAAGAGAGCAGGAGCTATCCCCCTCGGGGTGACCAACTGCAGTGAGCTGTGCATGTGGCTGGAGTCTCACAATCACCTGTATGGTATCACCCGAAACCCCTATGACCTAGGGAGGATAGCTGGAGGTAGCTCCGGTCAGTCACCATTTCTCTGTTTACACTTAATACAGTGTGATTGTTTAATACATGTCTGAAAGAAGTGCATACTGAACTAGTATGAAAAGACACTGCTGATACACATTTCCTgtcatttgtttgtatgttatgATACTTTGATTTATGATACTCGTTCCCATTCTTAACATGGGGGTACACTTCGTTCTAGATGTTGTGACGTTAGACAAATGGTGTTTTTCCCTGGGTGTTTACTgtgcaggaggagaaggaagtaTTTTGGGTGCAGGAGGCTCTGTAATCGGTGTCGGTTCAGATATTGGAGGAAGTATACGCATGCCCTGTTTTTTCAACGGCATCTTTGGGCACAAACCAACTCCAGGTacatgagagaatgtgtgtggtattgaaatgaaaaacaggCAAACCTAATACTGTACCATGATGCAACTCTTTTATGCCTCAGTGTGATTGACACTAATGGATGACACCAATCGATTCCTCTTTTCTGTCCTAATCACATTCGCTGGCCCTTTCAATGTAGGAATAGTTCCCAATGAGGGGCAGTACCCCCCCGCCTCAGGGCAGCAGCTGGGCTTCCTCTGCACAGGCCCCATGTGCCGCTATGCTGAGGATCTAATGCCCATGCTGAAGATCATGGGAGGCTCCAACACAGAGAGGTTGCTAGCTAGCCACAGAACAGCA encodes the following:
- the faah2a gene encoding fatty-acid amide hydrolase 2-A, encoding MALTLFERLLVWILRTIVRILDCFLSLTATQRKSDRSVRLPPITNPLLTATAMQLARRIRRKEVTSVEVVQAYIDRIQEVNPIINAVVKDRFSAALQEASQVDKLIEEETGGEDVLEDRLPLLGVPFTVKEAFALQGMPNSTGLMSRKFVISPNDAPTVALLKRAGAIPLGVTNCSELCMWLESHNHLYGITRNPYDLGRIAGGSSGGEGSILGAGGSVIGVGSDIGGSIRMPCFFNGIFGHKPTPGIVPNEGQYPPASGQQLGFLCTGPMCRYAEDLMPMLKIMGGSNTERLCLSSEVDLKTLRFFSVPHDGGSPLVSPVDQQLVQAQKRVVEHLEAELGVRVQKLNIPQLKYSFQIWGAMMASPGKDGKPPTTFSELMADRGRRVWPLWELFKWMFGLSDHTMAAIGLTLVEMFQSARPSSFILKQRETLQKDLEELLGTDGVLLYPSHPHLAPHHHHPLLTPFNFSYTGIFNILGLPVTQCPLGLSKEGLPLGVQLVAGKMQDRICLATAVYLEKAFGGWRDPGKGSTASRSTAP